From Choloepus didactylus isolate mChoDid1 chromosome 19, mChoDid1.pri, whole genome shotgun sequence:
TCAGcatggtattttgttttttggtttttttaaaaaccagtattTCTTACAGGAACCTTATTGATCACCCAGTAGTTACAAGGATGTCAGATATAATGACACACAATCTAAACAAGACAAGCTGATGTTGAATTTAAATAATGtggtaaaaatatacatattcagaGTTAGTGTGGACAGACGCATGCGGTGGGGGTTGCCGAGGAGGCGGTGGGTCCCTTCGAAGCTGGGTAAGAGCACCGCAGGAGTAAGCCTGCTCTCCCCACCACAAAGGCAGCAGCTCCCGCCAAGAGATACGGGCATTCCACACACACCTAAAGACGCAGAATGGACTGACTTGCTAAACAGACGTTTGAATTAACGTATCTGTGATCATTCTGTGATACTCCCCCCAAAATAGAAAATAGTAAACCCCATGCAAGTAGCAGGAAGCATCAAGTCACTTGTTCTAGGCAGGATTTGAAAGATGTTTAGTTCTTGACATTAACATTTTGTAAAGAGCTATGGTCtccttttctacattttcttcacaTTTGACATGCAATTAAGAGTGGGGGGAGTTTGATGGTTTCACCTAACAGTGATAAGCACtctttaaaaatatgagaaatagtTAATAACATATTTTAGTTGCACACTTAACAGATAATATGAATCATCTGTAGCTTTAAGTCAAAAGGTAGAAGGGCATACATCTGAATTTTAGTGCTTGAGTTTTAGTTTCTACCACTGTCCTAATGAAAGTAATACAACTGCTTGTTTATTTACCAAATCTGGTACTAGAGTTCttagagaaaatccaaaatatgAAATGCCATTCCTTTTTTCTCTCGATGTTTTTAGAAAACAGACCAAAATTCTAAGTTATTCAAGATCCCTACAAAGGCATGGTGTTTTTCTGCAAGTAATTGTCTAGAGAACAAACTGAAGTAGCAGCAGCTTGCTGTTTTACCAAACTTCCTACAGCTGCAGGATCCCTGACTTGGTCTACATCCTACTAGGAACCAGGAATGTTGACCAGTAGTTTGAAGTCGGAGTTGTTTTTATACACCCCATGCACCCTGCTTTGCACCAACTATGATGGCAAATGACTCTCTGGGGGATTATGCTTGACCACATGCACTTGAAGATCTCCTGTGGAGGTTTCTCCAGCTGAGGGGACCCCTTCTATAGAAAGTTGTCAGGTTCTCTGAACCTAAAGAGAAGGCAATGCCTATCCAAACGCTTTTACTGCTTGAATTGCAAATTCCTattggagagaaaagagcattAACGTAACTTGAAGGTCTCTTTTATTGGTAATGTAAAaagtaaagtattttatttttagacttCTTAAATTTGAGAACCAGATGCCCTAGGTTAAATAATAGAGTTTTCCAAAGCTGAATGTGCTTATTTGGAGCTGTTTTTTGCTGGAAATACAAAAACAACTTCCTCCAACTCCTAGTGGGGACACGACTGTTTGGATGACCTGTGGTTAGATGACTGATCAATCTCAGTTGATAacatccttttttgtttttgttttttttgccttgGTGTAAGGGTTTTAAAAATTCTAGGATAGATGCTTCTGCCAGCCTTACACCACCAGTTTCACTCCAAATGTCTCCTGAGAGGTATAAACCATGTATAGGAAGCCGACCTCATCTTCCCGCTCTCCTGTACTTCTGAGATGGGCGTGAAGACGCCCACCATGCTGTGGCCATTCACCAGCAGGAAGAAGACCTGACCGGTGCTCTGCTGCAGGTGCcgtctaattatttcatgttgaCATGATCTGGTGTAAGGAACTTGGTTTTATCCAGTACAGGAAGCTGCTGTTTATCCTTGTATCTTTCTTTCATCACCAGGATTTTGGTAGGATGCTGTTCTCGGATGAGTTGCCCATTTTCTACTCTTTGTTTGAAGGTGCCGCATTGCTTGAAGGTCTTCTCCAGTGGCATGGCAGGGTGAGGGGTGGTGGAGACtatcccctcttttttttttttttttaaataaaaggccCTTCTGTTGTTCCTCCAAGGATTTGAGTCTGGTTCTCCTCCAGAAGAGCAGCTGAACAGTTTGGTAGGTAACCAGGCAAAGGAGACTTCAATGGCCCTGCAGCTAGAGCCTGCTTTGACAGCCCTGCACGCAGTGTAGCTTTCGCTCCTTTCAAGGTCTCGTGCTTTCAACTGGAGACCTccaaatttattttcacatttttctcacTGATAAGTAACTTAAAGATGCTAAAAGTTAAGACTGCCATTCTGGGATTACCCCTCAGATTCTTCTTTCCACATAAGGAAGAAGGTCTAAATATGGAAGCTTCACACTTGTCCTGCTGGCTCTTAAGAATGATTCAAGTGAAGCAAATCCAAAACTGCTCCTGAGTGCCAGCATTGCAAGTGCCAGGGGTTGAGCTGAGTGCCTCAGGGATGTAGACCTCTGAGCCCAGGTCTGTGACCTCAAGCTGCACTCAGACAAGAAAGACAGGAATTCATGGGTTTGTAGATACTCAGAAATGAAGTTGATCAGTTCTTTGAATAGAATAATTCTGGTGATGCTTTATGCTTAGAAGTAACCTTTGGAGCTTCAAGAATGTCAGCTGTCATTCTGTTACCCGGGTTGCCTTCTCTGCAGAGGGTGCTTTCTCTGGGAAATTATTGCAGGTCCTGGCACAGAGATCTCCAGAGTTAAAATAGGAGCAGCTGCTGAGAGACTTGATTGGCTGCCTGTTTTACCTGCTCCTTCCCCAAACCAGAAGCACCTTTTCACCCATTGCCAAGTTGGCTGTAGGAGATAAACATATATAGGATTTTAGTAAACTGCGCTACCTACCTGTTTTTAAACAGTTATTTTGAGGCATAATTGGCATACAGTAATCTTGAAGTGTACAATTTCATTAAGATTTGATATGCTTCTTTGCATCTCTTTGTaattcctccctcctttccttcccacgCAACCACTGTTGTACTTTCTGCTCTGTAGATAAGTTTTCACTTTCGAAAgttctatataaatggaatcatagagtatgtaCCCTTTGTTGTATGGCTTCTTCCACttggcataattattttgagtttcatccatgttttgtgtatcaatagttcatttttGTTGCTGAATAGTATTTTGTTATATGGACGTACAGTACACCAGTTGGTagacatctggattgtttctgGTGTTTGGGTATGACAAATAAATCTAAGACCATTTTGTGTAAAAGTCTTTATGTGGACATAGGCTGTCATTTTTCTTGGTTAAATAACcaggaatagaattgctgggtcatgggaggtgtatgtttaacttaaacagacaagctgttttccaaagtgattgctgcattttgcattcccaccagcattttCTGAGAGTTCTGGTTTCTTTACATCTTTTCTAGTACATGATCtggtcagtttttatttttagccattctaatctGCAGTAGCAGTGGTAGTAATATCTCCTagaggttttaatttgcatatctgTAATGActgtaatgttgagcatctttttatttgctttccatATGTGTATCTTTTTCAGTGAAATACCTGTTCAAAacttttgctcttttttattgggttgttgtTTCCTtgtgagttttgagagttctttatatattctggatacaagtcctttatcaagatatatgctttgcaaagattttctcccagtctgcagcttggcttttcatttttttaacagtgccttttgaagtacagaagttttatattttgatgttGAGTATGTCAGCTTACTTTTATGGATTCTGCTTTTTGGcttcatatacaaaatacaaaatatatctaAGAAGCATTTGCCTAACCCTAGGTTACAACgggtttttttcctgttttcttctaggagttttatgtttcAGCTTTTACAATTAGgtgtatgatccattttgagttaacattTGATTACTCCTTTGCAAATGGATATCTGCTTGTTCCAGcaccagtgtatttttcatctcagacattgtAGTTTTTATCTCTGTAAGTTTGAATCGAGTCTCAATGTCCTTCTCTACTAATTCTAATATCTGTGTCAGTTTTGGGTTGGTTTCAGTGTATTTGTCTCCTTGCTGTGGATCATGGTTTCCTGTCTCTCTGCATGCCTGGAAGTCTTTGGAGGCCAGTCCTTGGGAATTTTACCTTTTAGGGTGCtggatattttttattcctatacaTCTTCTTGAGCTTTGTCCCAGGAAGCATTTAAGTTTCTTGGAAACAATTTGGTCCTTTCAGGACTTGCTGCTGTGATTTGTTAGGTAGGTCTGGAACGCTGCTCAGCCTAGGGCAGACTGTTCCCCAGTGCTGAGGCAGGAGCTTCTCGAGTCCTTACCTGGTGCGTCATGACACCAGGTAATGCCTCAacattctttttgaaaatatgtgCATCCCACATATAACTATTGTTTCAGGTAAAACTCTGGCCTCAACTTGAAGTTTGCTCTAAAGAACACAGATGAGGAAGAGGCTTATTCTGGTTTCCAGTCTCCTTCGTGGCTCTCAGTCCCCATTGGGCTAAATAAAGCCTCTTGCTAGATCCAGACCCCACCATTTAACTGGCTCTGACCTTGGGTATGTTACTTAACCTTGAAGTTGGCTTTCTTGTCTGTTACAAGCTGTCTCGCAAAGTTGGATGGAAAATAAAGACTACCTGCCTGGCTAGCGAAGGGACTCTTAAAATCCTAACTGTTCATTGCTACTGTTAGCCTTAAACTCTTGAGTTCAGTTTGTGGGTTGGGTTTAGTGTATGATGTGGAGCTTGAAATGGGGCCAAGAGGAATGTGTGCACTGGGTACTGTAGAGAGCAGAGACCTGTTGTCTCCTGGTTACTCATTTATTGAAAATTATTCAAGTCCTGCCATTTGTCATTTCTTTGATCAGATGGTGTTTGTGAATTCTGGTGAAGAGGTGAGCTAAATGGACACCCCTCCTCACCAGTTCTGAGGTGCCAATTCCTGGCTCTGCACTGACTTGTGGCAAGGGCAGGACCCACCCTCTTATCTCTCTCTCAGTCCTCAGCTCCCAGCTCCAGGCTTTATCTGCCCCAGGACATCCGTGTCCCCCTCTTCTTCTGTTAGGACAACAGCCTGCCCCCCTAcccccatttcctgttttgtTCAAATCCTGATTATCTGATGGCTGTGATAATAATTTTAATTGATCTCTACTTCCCCATCCCACTTAAAATGTTGACACTGTTTTTTAGGTTGGGATTTTGTTGgggtctccctctccctcctaaacacacatacaccccaGAATTCTGTTTTGCTGGGCCCTCTGACACCCTTCCACCCCATCCCTACCCTCATGCCCCCAGCCTCCAATGAAATCAGTCTGTGTTAATTATGTGTCAACAACTGGCTGGCCCCCTCCAACCTGGGGTCCTGGTATGTGAGTTTAGGAGCTCCGTATCAACCATCATGATTGGCTGACAGTTTCTTTTGATAAGGAATGGTACAGGTGTCTAACCCTTCTTTTCTCATGCACTTTACCCTCTGGGTCTCCATCCTTGGAGTTCCCCTTTATTGGTGGTGGCCATGGTGACTTATCTGCTTTCGGAGAAACTGGTATAGAAGAAAAAACATGGTATTTGGATTTATAGTCTAGTTTTACTCCTTAGGCAACTtatttctctctgcctcagtttcttcatgtgaaCTGGGAATGGTGCTGTGGGGAGGGTTGAGTTCACATGTGGAAAGCACCCAGCCCAGCCTCTGACTCAGACTAGAAGCTCTGCTGACAGTTAAATTAGACACCTTACTTGTTCACTGGATTTACTGAATAAATTTCCTGGGGGGAGCCATTTAAATCTCCTAATTACTGCTACCATTCCCTTAGCCATCATTCTTAGAAAAGTTAACTGCAAAAATGATTTTCAGAGTTCTGGGGCACCATTGGATAAAATGAGTTGCATGAATGCTCAGCAAGTTTTGTCATTCATTTTTGAGTCGTTCCAGGTCAGTTTTTACTTTTCCCAGGAAGACTATGATAACTCGAGAGTCGGCCAAAGCCCACAAGGGCCCAACTTGGTGCCCCATGTTCCCTGTTATGCTCAGAATGCTGGTGAATGCTTGCTTCACAGCTTTTTCGTATAACATCCAACGGTGCTGGGTGGgttctcctctcttctctatGTGGACAAACACTCAATCCTCAACAGCCTGGAAGGCAGCCACATTTATGGGTCGTATTCAGTGAGCCCCAGAGGAGATCACGGGGTGGCAAATTGAAGGAAGGAGTTCTCCCCACTGGGATGCCTGCCTAAAAGGGGTGTTAGCTTCAGCTGAAGAATGGAAGAAGAGTGTGTACACACGCTCTATTTAAGAGGTAATGACATGAATTGGGGAATGAATATTGCTGCTTTTGCCGTATGTGGCTTTCAGCTCTTGTGTGAGCGTTTAAGAGCCCACAATTATTCTTAGTCTGGGAGTAAATCCCAGGGTGCTGAGAAAGTGACGGCAGAAGTGAGTTTACGCTTCCCCGTTCTCTACACCAAGGTAGACTGCTGCCTGCCTCTGACAGGCAAGGTCCTCCTGTGGCCATCTTACACCCACAGTTTGGGGGTAGAGGGACTACTCCCAACTCCTTAGCTGCCCAGGGAGGTCACAGGATCCTCCCTAGATCCTGCAATTCCTGCTCAGGCCACAGCACCCACCGAGGCCCTTCGTGCTGGCATCTGTGATGGGTCCTCTGCTGCTGGGTTCTGACTTGCCTCATGTCATTACTCTTTGTTGTTCATGTTACAACTGCCTTTTTTCACAGGGATGCTTGAAGATGGAAAGAAATTTGATTCTTCCCGGGACAGAAACAAGCCCTTTAAGTTTACTCTAGGCAAGCAGGAGGTGATCCGAGGCTGGGAAGAAGGGGTTGCCCAGGTATGctcttgtttatttcattttgtttcctagTATCTacttttttaagttatttttatagACAGGACATACATACACTTCAAAAATCCAAAAATGGTGTAAATGTAAGGTCCCACTCCTGTCCTGTCCCCATCTGCCCAGTCCCCCCACAAGTAACTCCTGTTATTAATGTTTCTTGTATTGTGGTTTCTTTaaacatacacatatttttcttgCCTTTGCACACTttgttctgtattttccttttttttttttcattaatatgttTTAGACACTTTCTACACCAGTACATCCAAAGATGACGATGCTCTCTTCTGGCTACATGATATTCCTATTCTCTTAGATGGGTGTGCTGTAATTTATTTGATTAGTGTCCTGTTGGtgagcatttgggttgttcccaatattttgctattacaaacagtgctgcaacgactttattttatatatgtgcaaGTGTTGCCATAGAACAGATTCTCAAAAGTGGGATGAGTGGGTCAAAGGCTGTGTGCATTGTATTTCGACAGCTCTTGCAAAGCTGCCATTGTGGGGATTACACTCTGAACTGCCAGCAGAGTGTGTCTGTCCACCACATCCCCGCCGGCAGTGTGTACTGCCAAACTTCTCGTTTCGGGACACTATGAGTGAAAATGGTGTCTTGGTGTCATTTTAATTTGTGCTTGCCTTATTATTGACCAGGTTGCAGTACACTTTTGAGAGGTCCTACTGGAGAAGAAATTCATTTTGTTTGTCTTAAGTCTGTTTCCTCACCTCCCTCCTCATTTTTCTAAATAGTTTTTGTTCTGCCAAACTATGAAATTCCCAGGAGACAATAGGGAACCAAGTTGGATTCTGTCCTTCCATCAATTCTAGGAATTTTTTCTTGGCACTAACCAGGTAAAGGGAGATTTAGAGCAGCCTGAGACCCAGGGGGCTTTATAATCAGGCCCTGCGTAAGGGGTAACTAGTCTGTTTCACACTCACCGAGGAGAATTGGGACTTAACCGAGATTAAGAGAAAGAGTCTCTTTTCCAGAATCTACAATGCTTCACTTCCTCTAAAATGTCACAGATTTATCTCCAACTATACTGCTTAACTTTCGGAAAGTTGAAGCCATCACAGGTATCTGGATTTCAGTTCCTGCAGGGCAGAGAGTTGACAGTCCAAGGAGGGGTTCTTTGTGCTTTACTTCCCTTTGGAGACCTTGCCAGCCTTAACTTTTGTCCTTTCACCCACACCTGGCTGTCCCTTGGGTCCGTAACCCATCCCGCATCTCCTGTGCCAGCCGTTGTCCACACCATGGCCCATCTTCTCTGACTGTTCCAGCATTGGAACACATAACTGTGTTGTATGTCCTTAGTGATGGAGCTGCCATCAAGATAGTGTTATCAACCTATTGCACAGTCCCAGGCTTGGGGGGAGGCTtgacaagggggtggggagatgCCCAGACTCCACTTCACTTCAGCCCAGGGAGCTTTGGAGGCAATCACAGCTGTGTCAATAGTGAGAAGTCTGAGTGGTCCCAAGACCTGCAtagagcatctttttaaaaattcctcttcCACAGAGTATTTATTCAGCAATTGAATTGTCTCACTCCCATCAAGAAGAAGGGGAGGAGGTTTGTCTTgtgtcccttttccttttctcctgatGTTGTTTGGGTTTTACGTGTTTACAACTGTGGAATTCTGCCACAAGTACTATTTTGCAGCTTGCTTTTTGCATCTCATGATATATCTTGCGCATCTTTCCATGTTAGCACATTTAAAACTAATACATTCTTTCCAATGACTAATTCATGGTGTGGATATTCCTGTGTAACCACTCCCCATGTGATGAGCACTTGTGTTGTTCCAGAATattctagaaatggaattgctgggttaaagGATATATGatcattttgaattttgttaCTTAAAGCCATATTGGAGTGGGACGGGGTGGTGGGAATCTGTGCTTTTAACTGCAGTCGTGTCACTCCCACCCTGGTCCAACATGTCCTAGTTTCTAAGGGAGCTGTGGGAAGCAGACATGCTGAGTTGTAATACAGTTTTCATTACAACCTGCACCTTCCTCTTTACTCATTTCTTGGCTGGGTCAGAGACTCAGGAATGATCACTTGGAGACTGAAACTAGAGACAAGTAAAAGGGTGGAAATACAGCAAAGAATCTGCTCACTCTTCAGAAAATAGGTACTTACACCACTCTTCAGAAAATAGATAACACTTATTTGTGTATttgattagaaaatgaaaaaataaacaaatatattttaaaaagtgaatactACTCCACCCCAGCCACCAGCCGCCTGTTTTCCCCACAGGCAAACACCTATTGTCCTTCCATAGGTGTTCTTTGTATACAGGGCAGGTACAaatgtgcatatttttttctcaagtttttctgtttttctaagtgtaaatatagaaaatgcagaaaagtagACTACCCCTAAATATTGCatgctttcttttaaaacaaaattttgatcaaagtgttgtttttttaagaagGCTGTAGATGCCACTTAACAACATGTCCTTTGAGTGACAGGCCATTGAAGGACTGAGTGGTAAGAGTGTTGTCTGCCCTTCACCATGTTTTTAAGACCTGGGGAGAAAGGTTGGAGGGCCTGACCATTCTAGAAGGTGAGAGGCATTTTTAACCTTTGGGCCCCCTGAAGTGAAGTGCAGGGATCATTAAGCCTGGCTGCCAACCTCCATACCCAGGATCCTGCACGTGGGTGAGCCTGACAGTGCCTGAAGCCCAGGTAGTCACGGAGTTACTGGAATGTCCTAGTCACACCAGCTTGGCCAAGGAACACCCCGATCAACAGCTCTACTTCTTATAGAGACAGTTGGGGAGTGTGTTCAGatgattctttttccctcttcttttcacAGATGAGCGTGGGTCAGAGAGCCAAACTGACTATCTCCCCAGACTATGCCTATGGTGCCACTGGGCACCCAGGCATCATCCCACCAAATGCCACTCTCGTCTTTGACGTGGAGCTTCTAAAACTGGAATGACAGGAATGGCCTCCTCCCTCCACTCCCTGTACTTAGGTAAGGGAACTGAAGTGCCAGAGGCCTTTAACCTCTAACCTCTTTCTCCTCCCACATTAGACCCAGCGTTTGGggaacagagagaacaaaaaaaattccaCAGGGCTTTTTTGTCCTACATTCTACCTCTATGAGGTGTCCTCTccattttagttattagtgtatacCTACAATGTGAAAGTTGGTCACCCAGAGGAAAGGGACGGCATATGCTCTCCAACAGACTCATGAGGATGGGACAGCTGAGGAGGAGCACTGTGAGATGAAATATTCTTGTGTGTAGCTTATAAACTAAAACTGAGTTGGGGACTGTGGGAAATACAGTAAGTTTTTAGTACCACCATTTTAGTTCTATAAAAGTAAGACTATTCATGGCTTCGCCCTACCCGGTATTGCTAGAGGCTTGTGAGAAAAGTGCCTCTGAAGAATGCTTTCTCATTCATACATTTTATGGTTACTCTGCATTTGATAAGAGGGAGGAGGATACCTGAGGCCAGAGGATGCTTGTGAAGTATACAGGGTACTCTCAGTTCTCGGAAGGGAACTTAGGGGCCAGGAGTCAGCCTTCCTGTTcagcaggtgaggaaactgagaccccgAGAGACAGGCCTTACTCAAGGTCACACCTCGGCAATGGAAAAGAAAGGCCAGACCTGTTTCCTCATTCCCCTTCCTGGGTTTTGTTCCCTCTTCTACCCTCATTTCTAGGAAACCAAACCCAGTATCCTAGTGGCATATAGCTTTTCGTGTAAATATTAGAATGATAAAACATGTGAATGCCATTATCACCCTTCCAACTGTCCCCAGACCTCTACATTCGctcccctcctgccccagctCAGTTTCCTGGATTCTGTGTAATTGCACTGGGCCTGCCTCTGgaacagaggaccacagcaaggGGCTGGGTGAGAACTCTTGTTCAGAAGCTGCAACAGGTGACTGCCAGGTGGCAGTCAGGGTACTGTGGACTTCTTTAGGAGGAGGGGCTTTTATTATTAGCTGTTTTTTTCTCACTTGACTTGAGCCCTGTACAGCTGGGAAAAACAGCCCTGGACAAGTTTGATAACTCGGTCTTCTCCACTTGTCATTCCTACCAGAAGGTAATCGCTGAGACTTTACAGAGCCTCTGTTTACCAAAGGTTTCCAAACTCTTTCTAGTCTTTGAGAGTTTGGATGTAAATGTTCTTGAGCCTTGGAGTTATTATTCTGGTTCAGAAAGTCTTTCTGTAAACACGGTAGGGCAGTGGGAGGGCAAAGAGGGGAGAGAGGAATGACCCACTACCAGAGAACATCTCCAAGTTTCTTGTTATGGTCCTGAAGGAAAGCCTGAGAACAAATCCAGAAAGTTGTaggtttgaatgaatgaacaaatacagCAGATGTTTTCCAAGTCTATTCAACATTGCAAATGCCCGTTTAAGGCTGTGCTGTTCAATTCTAGGCTGCAGATTAAAATCACCTGGGAAACTTAAAATCTTGATGCCCAGGTCACACCCTAGATCAGTTAATTGCATTCACTGGGAGTGGAATCCAAACATTAAGATTTCAAAAGCCCCCCAGGTGATTCAAACTTGTGGCCAAATCGGATCCCCAATGACAATGTGCAGCTCTACTGTGGGCAGCATTGGTGGGCTGCCCTCCTGCTGTCCTCAGCAAGGGAAACTTAAAAAGACCAATTTAAGCAGGAAAAAGGTTGCTCACCTGGGAACCCAGCCTCATCTCTGACTCTCCTCGACTGGGGCAGAAATGGCTTGGTCTCACTAAGACCTCAGAGCTGTCTGGAATGGACTTGGTAGTGGCAGGTGGCATTGTGGCATCCCCTCACCACACACACAGAGCACCAAGTTGCTGGAACTCACAGATTTTCTGTCCCCAACAGATCTGCCATGGAGGGATCTGGCGCCTCCAGACACGTGCACGTGAATCCGTATGGAGCTTTTCCTGATGTTCCACTACACTCTGTAAAAACATCTACCCAGACTGAATGTGTTCTGTCACTCAGCTTTGCTTctgacatctccatttcctcttcccctttctcctcgTATATGTGTTGACTTAAACGATATGCCATAAACCTCAAGTTATAttcatttttggttttggttttggggTGATGATTCAGTTTCGGTCTTTTTGGACCTAGGTTTCCAGTTAAGTATATGTTCAGGTATTAACAGCACAAACAATGGGTTAACCTTAGAATAGAAATTGGtgtttgggggggaggggggtgcaagaact
This genomic window contains:
- the FKBP1A gene encoding peptidyl-prolyl cis-trans isomerase FKBP1A; translated protein: MGVHVETISPGDGRTFPKRGQTCVVHYTGMLEDGKKFDSSRDRNKPFKFTLGKQEVIRGWEEGVAQMSVGQRAKLTISPDYAYGATGHPGIIPPNATLVFDVELLKLE